The following coding sequences lie in one Bacillus thermozeamaize genomic window:
- a CDS encoding CRISPR-associated protein has translation MVLQQNSDFLFLFEAAMTNPNGDPDQENKPRMDYETNTALVSDARRKRDIRDFLKRKGFPIFVDTLNDKKVPMDKMFEHIRDQWLEDDERFAGLLQENPELEKRWTDLVGKEKGNFKEQYLNTAEKIRKKKGDNKKKSEWTDFNNAFITLLIQKTLIDIRLFGSAMAVEGVTRTFTGPVQMTWGYSLHPVELVKSNTITSIMNDDASTFGKKHKLYYGLFAHYGTINKFSAKLTGMTEEDRELFRKSLVQGMMSNQTDSKQGQTPLFYLEIVYKEDFDGYLGDLRRFLNVSYKDGQPIRSFKDVTVDFTDLSKAIQEMKQCGYVEQVAGWIHPFAQSEGLQHLPEFAAVDLWAPLT, from the coding sequence ATGGTATTGCAACAAAACAGTGATTTTCTGTTCTTATTTGAAGCGGCGATGACCAATCCGAATGGCGATCCGGATCAAGAAAACAAACCCCGGATGGATTATGAAACGAATACGGCGCTGGTGAGTGATGCCCGCCGCAAGCGGGATATCCGCGATTTCTTAAAAAGAAAAGGGTTCCCCATTTTTGTCGATACGTTAAACGATAAAAAAGTTCCGATGGACAAAATGTTTGAACATATCCGGGATCAATGGCTGGAGGATGACGAGCGCTTTGCCGGTTTGTTGCAGGAAAATCCGGAATTGGAAAAGCGATGGACCGATCTGGTCGGCAAGGAGAAGGGCAACTTTAAGGAACAATACCTGAATACTGCTGAAAAAATTAGAAAAAAGAAAGGTGACAACAAAAAGAAAAGTGAATGGACCGATTTTAACAATGCGTTCATTACGTTGCTGATCCAAAAAACATTGATCGACATCCGCTTGTTCGGCAGCGCCATGGCCGTGGAAGGAGTAACGCGCACGTTTACCGGCCCTGTGCAAATGACGTGGGGCTATTCCCTCCATCCCGTGGAATTGGTGAAATCCAATACCATCACCTCGATTATGAACGATGATGCGTCGACCTTTGGCAAAAAACACAAACTTTATTACGGATTGTTCGCCCATTACGGCACCATCAACAAGTTCAGTGCCAAACTGACCGGAATGACGGAAGAAGATCGCGAGTTGTTCCGCAAATCGCTGGTGCAGGGGATGATGAGCAACCAGACCGACAGCAAACAGGGTCAAACACCGTTGTTTTATCTGGAAATCGTTTATAAGGAAGATTTTGACGGTTACTTGGGCGATTTGCGCCGTTTTCTCAACGTTTCCTATAAAGACGGACAACCGATCCGCAGTTTCAAGGATGTAACCGTCGATTTTACCGATTTGTCCAAGGCAATTCAGGAGATGAAACAATGCGGATATGTGGAGCAAGTGGCAGGCTGGATCCATCCCTTTGCACAGTCCGAAGGGTTGCAACATTTGCCGGAATTTGCCGCCGTGGATCTTTGGGCGCCTTTGACATGA
- a CDS encoding CRISPR-associated protein Cas5: protein MRIFAFRLLGKMAHFRRYYSNSTALTYSVPPRTTVAGILAGLLGMERDTYYDFFSLEQCKIAVGNRAAIKKQVQKLNLLMIKSPNDFNGSQEHHSQTPTELVLPHNIRSGWLDYPVWVWHRDEQICNRLLQLFQRTDVGFASLGISLALGSAQHLGWLQFEGIVQGEVVREEKTVTLSSVVPVRHLKRLAFEEGGEDWTVRLVKEDLPFEFDEQRRLTERGKGQVIINLLPHPIRASVSEFVRLDDGNAIAWME from the coding sequence ATGCGGATTTTTGCATTTCGGCTCTTGGGGAAAATGGCACATTTTCGCCGTTATTATTCCAATTCGACCGCCCTGACGTATTCCGTGCCGCCACGGACGACCGTCGCCGGCATTTTGGCGGGGTTGTTGGGAATGGAACGGGATACGTATTACGATTTTTTTTCCTTGGAACAGTGCAAGATCGCCGTGGGCAATCGGGCGGCCATCAAAAAACAAGTCCAGAAACTCAATTTGCTCATGATTAAATCGCCCAACGACTTTAACGGTTCACAGGAACATCACAGCCAAACCCCGACGGAACTGGTGTTGCCGCACAATATTCGCTCCGGATGGCTGGACTATCCGGTATGGGTTTGGCACCGGGATGAACAGATATGCAATCGGTTGCTTCAACTATTTCAACGGACCGATGTGGGCTTTGCCAGCTTAGGCATCTCCTTGGCCTTAGGTTCGGCGCAACATTTGGGCTGGCTTCAGTTTGAGGGGATTGTGCAAGGGGAAGTTGTGAGGGAAGAAAAGACGGTGACCCTTTCTTCCGTTGTTCCTGTCCGACATTTGAAACGGTTGGCGTTTGAGGAAGGTGGCGAGGATTGGACCGTGCGGCTAGTGAAAGAAGATTTGCCGTTTGAGTTTGATGAGCAACGGCGGTTGACGGAGAGGGGCAAAGGACAAGTGATCATCAATTTGCTTCCCCATCCCATCCGGGCCAGTGTCTCGGAATTTGTGCGTTTGGATGACGGAAACGCCATTGCTTGGATGGAATGA
- a CDS encoding CRISPR-associated RAMP protein, with protein sequence MFGTLRNEARLDIELDVVTPLAIMAGESNILDPSRPDNQVVTQWVNGRMTPYIPGSSLKGVFRSRAEQLLRGLGVEVDDPISKPDKTQQSKTHIHRSLEHAWIDKNHVYFKNCPVSQLFGSLSMKGRVTFRDAYPVDPDKIVLGTRQNVGIDRISGGSKNKTLFDREVVESGSFSTVITLHNFELWQLSLIFHLLMDLHEGYLRLGASTTRGLGKVNVKLHQVTIRQYGALPGNPAPICGAIHSDDTTQQTVTWKKDLFGHTFSQEGFDFWIGENGILNDLKTAPWLDVPMH encoded by the coding sequence ATGTTTGGCACATTAAGGAATGAAGCACGTCTGGACATCGAACTAGACGTAGTCACCCCGTTGGCCATCATGGCTGGAGAGTCCAATATTTTGGATCCTTCCCGTCCCGACAACCAAGTGGTCACGCAATGGGTCAACGGGCGCATGACGCCTTACATTCCCGGTTCATCTCTGAAAGGTGTATTCCGATCCCGCGCCGAACAATTGCTGAGAGGGCTGGGTGTGGAAGTGGATGACCCAATTTCCAAACCGGACAAAACCCAACAATCAAAAACGCACATTCACCGCAGTCTGGAACATGCTTGGATCGATAAAAACCACGTTTACTTTAAAAACTGCCCTGTTTCCCAGCTCTTTGGAAGCCTGTCCATGAAAGGACGGGTCACTTTCCGTGACGCATACCCGGTAGACCCGGATAAAATTGTCCTTGGCACGCGCCAAAACGTGGGCATCGACCGCATTTCCGGAGGGTCGAAAAACAAAACACTGTTTGATCGGGAAGTGGTTGAGTCCGGGAGTTTCAGCACTGTGATTACATTGCACAACTTTGAACTGTGGCAGTTGTCCCTGATCTTTCACCTTCTGATGGATCTCCACGAAGGCTACCTTCGTCTGGGAGCTTCCACGACACGCGGACTGGGCAAAGTTAACGTGAAGTTGCATCAAGTCACGATCCGCCAGTATGGCGCCCTGCCCGGCAACCCCGCACCCATTTGTGGTGCCATCCATTCCGATGACACCACGCAACAGACAGTCACATGGAAAAAAGACCTGTTTGGCCATACGTTCAGTCAGGAAGGTTTCGATTTTTGGATCGGCGAAAACGGCATCCTTAACGATTTGAAAACGGCCCCCTGGTTGGATGTGCCAATGCATTGA
- a CDS encoding CRISPR-associated RAMP protein: MTASTAYFDRFVNQFIIRGRLVLDSPMHIGEGKKQVFGPDNGVVKTHDNQPYIPGSSLKGVLRSFLERIAHTLDYDENYYSKPCQSVSQTGQICLYRYQNKNARQDLLRRLGGDEERFQQTLARESCPICHLFGNQMRAAKVKIRDAIVCHPWAEQYATRQGNAIDRDTGKVSGRFLYDFEVVPTGTTFQFQLVADNLAETEQLWLATALEALRQGHLTIGGKVARGLGHVHGEDWTVQIIREDNLLSHLLGQEVPAQPFEHFLNELNPQGV; the protein is encoded by the coding sequence ATGACTGCATCCACCGCCTATTTTGACCGTTTTGTCAATCAGTTCATTATCCGAGGACGGTTGGTATTGGACAGCCCGATGCATATCGGCGAGGGAAAGAAACAAGTGTTTGGCCCGGACAACGGTGTGGTCAAAACCCATGACAATCAACCCTATATCCCTGGTTCATCATTAAAAGGTGTTTTGCGTTCGTTTTTGGAGCGAATCGCCCATACCCTCGATTATGATGAAAATTACTATTCCAAACCATGCCAATCCGTCAGTCAAACCGGTCAAATCTGTCTCTACCGCTACCAGAACAAAAATGCCCGTCAAGATTTGCTCAGGCGGTTAGGGGGAGATGAGGAACGGTTCCAACAAACCCTTGCCCGGGAATCTTGCCCCATTTGCCATTTGTTCGGAAATCAAATGCGGGCCGCCAAAGTAAAAATACGCGATGCCATCGTCTGCCACCCTTGGGCGGAACAATATGCAACCCGGCAAGGAAACGCCATAGACCGCGACACCGGGAAAGTATCCGGTCGATTTTTATATGACTTTGAAGTGGTCCCAACCGGTACCACCTTTCAGTTTCAGTTGGTCGCCGACAACTTGGCGGAAACGGAACAGCTTTGGCTGGCGACAGCACTGGAAGCTTTGCGTCAAGGCCATTTGACGATAGGCGGAAAAGTCGCCCGCGGTTTGGGACACGTCCATGGCGAAGATTGGACCGTGCAAATCATCCGTGAAGATAACCTGCTCTCCCATCTGTTAGGGCAAGAAGTCCCTGCCCAACCGTTTGAACATTTTCTCAATGAGCTGAACCCACAAGGAGTGTGA
- a CDS encoding CRISPR-associated protein encodes MKKLLSFLGTNNYVECHYEYGEMATASRFVQTAIYELFCRDFTSEDEVVIFLTPLAKEKNWQDSFEKKQEDDSFVRLEGLENAFRRIAPEANVRLVDISEEQDENNLWELFDRVLNEIGEGDEIIFDMTHGFRSLPIMALAILNYSRLLKKAAFRQIVYGAFEVLGPAFKVKELPVSQRIAPLIDLTPMVKLMDWTMGIDHFLRSGDASLIQELTRIQTGEIFKQPNTTKVGESLDIHVRTAVSKHRILADQLDIFTKSLQTCRGPLLIDAVNSLKERLQEAKGYDVLPFRPLARLLDEVERRVRAFSGDPVMLGYEAAEWCLEHGLIQQGFTFLQEGLFTAVCHVLGGDEMNRKSRDLISFAFSVVNQKKPEAEWRVSDKEKPLLKQYVTFLQPYRERFHWYGQLAEYRNSINHAGYNQPTPPRRFAPQLREILDQSKAFFVELSQLAREPRKPYPVASDVQKGAQEQDDAAPKMFLLFSHSLTEEQKEEAAVRFGVKTFCPLPEQLQMIWSNIPEKGEWEPSWLKMIQEWILSHGKPRDIMLVQGEFGATVYMVDWLRKHGFRPVYATSRRQVEVNQKSDGSVETTRIFSHVQFRDYPKSE; translated from the coding sequence TTGAAAAAACTGTTGTCATTTCTCGGGACAAACAACTATGTAGAATGTCATTATGAGTACGGAGAGATGGCCACAGCCAGCCGGTTCGTCCAAACAGCCATTTATGAATTGTTTTGCCGGGATTTTACCTCCGAAGACGAAGTGGTCATCTTCTTGACGCCGTTGGCCAAAGAAAAGAACTGGCAGGACTCGTTTGAAAAGAAACAAGAAGACGATTCTTTTGTCCGTTTGGAGGGCTTGGAAAACGCGTTCCGGCGCATTGCTCCAGAGGCCAACGTTCGATTGGTGGACATATCGGAAGAGCAGGATGAGAACAACCTTTGGGAACTGTTTGATCGGGTATTGAACGAAATCGGTGAAGGCGACGAAATCATTTTCGACATGACCCATGGATTTCGTTCGTTGCCGATTATGGCATTAGCCATCTTGAACTACAGCCGCTTGTTAAAAAAGGCGGCATTCCGGCAAATCGTCTATGGCGCTTTTGAAGTGCTGGGTCCGGCTTTTAAGGTGAAAGAATTGCCCGTTTCACAGCGGATCGCGCCGCTCATCGATTTGACGCCCATGGTTAAACTGATGGATTGGACAATGGGCATCGATCATTTCTTGCGTTCGGGCGATGCGTCCCTCATTCAGGAGTTGACGCGAATCCAAACCGGAGAAATTTTTAAACAACCCAACACAACAAAAGTCGGCGAATCCCTCGACATTCATGTACGCACAGCAGTGTCCAAGCATCGTATCCTTGCAGATCAACTGGATATTTTCACCAAAAGTCTGCAAACTTGCCGCGGTCCGTTGTTGATAGATGCGGTAAACAGCCTCAAAGAACGGTTGCAAGAGGCTAAAGGATACGACGTGCTGCCCTTTCGGCCGCTGGCTAGGTTGCTGGATGAAGTGGAGCGCCGGGTTCGAGCATTTTCAGGAGATCCGGTGATGCTCGGTTACGAAGCTGCCGAATGGTGTCTGGAGCACGGGTTGATCCAGCAAGGATTTACGTTTTTGCAGGAAGGCCTTTTTACGGCGGTTTGCCATGTGTTGGGCGGCGATGAGATGAATCGAAAGTCGCGGGATTTGATCTCGTTTGCATTTTCGGTCGTAAACCAAAAAAAGCCAGAAGCAGAGTGGCGCGTTTCTGACAAAGAAAAGCCTTTGTTAAAACAATATGTCACCTTTTTGCAACCTTATAGAGAACGTTTTCATTGGTACGGTCAGTTGGCGGAATATCGCAACAGCATCAACCATGCCGGATATAACCAGCCGACGCCGCCCCGCCGTTTTGCACCACAATTGCGAGAGATCCTGGATCAAAGCAAAGCGTTTTTTGTCGAACTTTCTCAGCTTGCACGGGAACCAAGAAAGCCATATCCTGTGGCATCTGATGTACAGAAAGGAGCACAGGAACAGGATGACGCAGCACCGAAGATGTTCTTGCTTTTTTCCCATTCTTTGACGGAGGAACAGAAAGAAGAAGCTGCCGTCCGTTTTGGGGTTAAGACGTTTTGTCCGCTTCCGGAACAATTGCAAATGATATGGTCTAATATTCCTGAGAAAGGGGAGTGGGAGCCGTCTTGGTTGAAGATGATCCAGGAGTGGATTTTAAGTCATGGCAAACCGCGGGATATTATGTTGGTACAAGGTGAGTTCGGGGCCACGGTTTACATGGTGGATTGGTTGCGCAAACACGGTTTTCGTCCTGTATACGCTACCAGCAGACGCCAGGTGGAAGTAAACCAAAAAAGTGATGGTTCTGTAGAAACGACACGAATTTTCAGTCATGTACAGTTTCGGGATTATCCTAAGTCGGAATGA
- a CDS encoding iron ABC transporter permease yields the protein MKKRHLVVALFVLSVTSLFVGVKEIKLSDLLNLSESHLQVLFVSRVPRLISLIIAGASMGIIGLIMQQLSRNKFVSPTTAGTEDAARFGILVSMMIFSSSTLLQKMVIAFLFALLGTFIFMKILDRVKFKNAIFIPLVGLMYGSIIDSVTTFFAYQHNLIQSIGAWLYGDFSMIVKGRYELLYVSIPLLIIAYLFADRFTIAGMGEDFSVNLGLNYRQVVNVGLVIVALVTAVVILTVGMMPFLGLIIPNIVTLYRGDHLRQNIVYTALLGAVFLLGCDILGRLLIYPYEIPIGLMVGVIGSATFLSLLLRRKMHE from the coding sequence ATGAAAAAAAGACATCTGGTTGTTGCGTTGTTCGTTTTATCTGTCACTTCGCTATTTGTCGGCGTCAAAGAGATCAAATTGTCCGACCTGCTCAATTTGAGTGAAAGTCATCTTCAGGTCTTGTTTGTCAGCCGGGTTCCACGGTTGATCAGCCTGATCATTGCTGGCGCAAGCATGGGAATTATTGGTTTAATCATGCAGCAGCTGAGCCGCAACAAGTTTGTTTCGCCGACCACGGCGGGAACGGAGGATGCGGCCCGGTTCGGAATCCTCGTGTCGATGATGATCTTCAGTTCATCCACGCTGCTGCAGAAGATGGTTATCGCTTTTCTTTTCGCCCTGCTGGGGACGTTTATCTTCATGAAGATATTGGACCGGGTCAAATTTAAAAACGCGATTTTTATTCCGCTGGTTGGCCTGATGTACGGCAGTATCATTGACTCGGTGACCACGTTTTTTGCTTATCAGCACAATCTCATTCAGAGTATCGGCGCATGGCTGTACGGAGATTTTTCCATGATTGTCAAGGGCCGGTACGAATTGTTGTATGTCAGCATACCGCTGCTCATCATCGCTTATCTGTTTGCCGACCGTTTTACTATTGCAGGGATGGGGGAAGATTTTTCGGTCAATCTCGGGCTGAATTACAGGCAAGTGGTGAATGTGGGGCTGGTCATCGTCGCTTTGGTCACTGCAGTGGTGATTTTGACGGTGGGAATGATGCCTTTTTTGGGGCTGATCATTCCAAACATCGTCACGCTGTACCGGGGGGATCATTTGCGACAGAACATTGTGTACACCGCGTTGCTGGGGGCTGTTTTCTTGCTGGGTTGTGACATTTTGGGACGACTGCTCATTTACCCGTACGAAATACCGATCGGCTTGATGGTAGGAGTGATCGGAAGCGCGACGTTTTTGTCCCTGCTTTTGAGGAGAAAGATGCATGAGTGA
- a CDS encoding iron ABC transporter permease translates to MSDKIKLAALFLLSLGLIALFLFDHLGGNWDYVLPRRTAKILAMVLTGSAIAFSTVIFQTITNNRILTPSIIGLDSLYLFIQTFVVYVFGSATLALMNSHVHFLISVGLMVLFSVLLYQLLFRREGRNIYFLLLAGIVFGTFFRSMASFMQMLIDPNEFMIVQDRMFASFNNINTDLLFISVIVMAGISVYFSRYAKYLDVLALGREHAVNLGVAYETVVLRLLMMVAALVSISTALVGPITFLGLLVANVTYQFIRTYRHQYVIPGSMLISIVALVGGQWLIERIFAFTTTISVMINFIGGITFLYLLLRENKA, encoded by the coding sequence ATGAGTGACAAAATCAAGCTGGCTGCGCTTTTCTTGCTTTCACTGGGATTGATCGCACTCTTTCTTTTCGATCATCTTGGCGGCAACTGGGATTACGTGCTGCCAAGAAGAACGGCGAAAATTTTGGCCATGGTGCTGACCGGCTCAGCCATCGCTTTTTCCACGGTTATTTTTCAGACCATTACCAACAACCGCATCCTCACTCCTTCCATTATCGGTCTGGATTCCTTGTATTTGTTCATTCAAACGTTTGTGGTTTATGTGTTCGGGTCGGCGACTTTGGCGTTAATGAACAGCCATGTTCATTTTCTCATCTCGGTTGGTTTGATGGTTCTGTTTTCTGTGCTTTTGTACCAGTTGCTTTTCCGAAGGGAAGGACGAAACATTTATTTCCTGCTGCTGGCCGGGATTGTCTTTGGGACGTTCTTTCGAAGCATGGCTTCCTTTATGCAGATGTTGATCGATCCGAACGAATTCATGATCGTGCAAGATCGGATGTTCGCCAGCTTTAACAATATCAACACCGACTTGCTTTTCATTTCGGTGATTGTGATGGCCGGTATCTCGGTTTATTTTTCACGCTATGCCAAGTATCTCGATGTTTTGGCGTTGGGCAGGGAACATGCCGTAAACTTGGGTGTCGCCTATGAAACCGTCGTTTTAAGATTGCTCATGATGGTGGCAGCGCTGGTTTCCATTTCCACGGCGCTGGTCGGGCCTATCACTTTTTTGGGGCTGCTGGTTGCCAATGTCACTTATCAGTTTATCCGCACATACCGCCACCAATATGTGATTCCCGGTTCGATGCTTATCAGCATCGTGGCATTGGTCGGAGGGCAGTGGCTGATTGAGAGGATTTTTGCCTTTACCACCACCATCAGCGTCATGATCAACTTTATCGGCGGTATCACCTTTCTTTACCTGCTGCTGAGGGAGAATAAAGCATGA
- a CDS encoding iron ABC transporter ATP-binding protein has protein sequence MIELRNVSKWYGNKKVIDSISLTIPRGRITSFIGPNGAGKSTLLSLMSRLLGKDSGEILIDGQEIGQAKSNELAKKVSILKQSNHLHIRLKVKELVSFGRFPYSQGRLSPEDWKHVEKAMEYMELEDLQDKYLDQLSGGQRQRAFIAMVLAQDTDYIFLDEPLNNLDMKHSVQIMKMLRKLADDLRKTIVLVLHDINFASCYSDYIVALKDGKVVKAGSTGEMIDAEVLKSVFEMDILIQKFDQHKVSIYYL, from the coding sequence ATGATAGAATTGCGAAATGTTTCCAAATGGTACGGGAATAAAAAGGTGATTGATTCCATATCCCTTACGATCCCGCGAGGGCGAATCACTTCCTTTATCGGACCCAATGGTGCCGGGAAAAGCACGCTTTTGTCCCTGATGAGCCGTCTGTTGGGCAAGGACTCCGGGGAAATTCTGATTGATGGACAGGAGATCGGTCAGGCAAAAAGCAACGAGCTGGCCAAAAAAGTATCGATTCTGAAGCAATCCAACCATCTACATATCCGCTTGAAAGTGAAGGAATTGGTCAGCTTTGGCCGGTTTCCTTATTCCCAGGGAAGGTTGAGCCCGGAAGATTGGAAACATGTGGAAAAAGCGATGGAATATATGGAACTAGAAGACCTGCAAGACAAGTATTTGGACCAGCTGAGCGGCGGTCAGCGGCAAAGGGCGTTTATCGCCATGGTCCTGGCCCAAGACACGGATTATATATTCCTTGATGAACCACTGAACAACCTGGATATGAAGCATTCCGTACAAATCATGAAAATGCTGCGGAAATTGGCAGATGATTTGCGCAAGACAATTGTCTTGGTCCTTCATGACATCAATTTTGCGTCCTGTTATTCCGACTATATTGTCGCCCTCAAGGATGGAAAGGTGGTCAAGGCGGGTTCAACCGGAGAGATGATTGACGCGGAGGTACTGAAATCTGTCTTTGAGATGGATATACTAATTCAGAAATTCGATCAGCACAAGGTATCCATTTATTACCTGTAA
- a CDS encoding ABC transporter yields the protein MKKLWYGVMFLVLAVVLTACGSEGSPSGEKPAASSGTQQEQNEPQEIVVKHQLGETPVKKNPQKVVVFDFGVLDSLDKMGVEVTGVPQANIPPYLEKYKDSKYVNVGSLQEPDFEKISEIGPDLIIISGRQSKAYDELKKIGPTIYMGVDTSRYMESFSENMKILGQIFGKEDFVENELKNLEQAIQRVKQKATESGKNALIILTTGGKVSAFGPGSRFGLIHDVLGVKPVDDKIEVSTHGMSISFEYIAEKDPDYLFVVDRDQVVNNGEKTPAEKVLDNDLIKNTKAYKNGKIVYLDPNYWYLSGGGLVSVAEMIKEVEQAFK from the coding sequence ATGAAAAAGTTATGGTATGGTGTCATGTTTTTGGTGTTGGCTGTTGTGCTGACGGCTTGCGGCTCAGAAGGCAGCCCTTCGGGCGAGAAGCCTGCCGCATCGTCAGGCACACAGCAAGAGCAGAATGAGCCACAAGAAATTGTTGTCAAGCATCAATTGGGTGAAACACCGGTCAAGAAAAACCCGCAAAAAGTGGTGGTTTTTGACTTTGGCGTATTGGACTCATTGGACAAAATGGGCGTGGAAGTGACCGGGGTTCCTCAAGCCAACATCCCGCCTTATCTTGAAAAGTATAAAGACAGCAAGTATGTCAATGTGGGCAGCTTGCAGGAACCGGATTTTGAGAAGATCAGCGAAATTGGTCCCGATTTGATTATCATTTCCGGCAGGCAATCGAAGGCGTATGATGAGCTGAAAAAGATTGGCCCGACCATCTACATGGGAGTGGACACATCCAGATATATGGAATCCTTTAGCGAAAATATGAAAATCCTGGGGCAGATTTTCGGCAAGGAAGATTTTGTGGAAAACGAACTGAAAAATCTGGAACAGGCAATTCAGCGTGTGAAACAGAAAGCAACCGAAAGCGGCAAAAATGCACTGATCATATTGACGACAGGAGGAAAAGTGAGCGCTTTTGGTCCAGGTTCCCGGTTTGGTTTGATTCATGACGTATTGGGCGTAAAACCGGTTGATGACAAGATTGAGGTTTCCACGCATGGGATGAGCATTTCGTTTGAATATATTGCGGAGAAAGACCCGGATTACCTCTTTGTCGTAGACCGTGACCAAGTGGTGAACAACGGGGAAAAGACCCCGGCGGAAAAAGTGCTTGACAATGATCTGATCAAGAACACGAAAGCGTACAAAAATGGAAAGATTGTTTATCTCGATCCGAATTATTGGTATCTGTCTGGTGGCGGCCTCGTCTCTGTCGCCGAGATGATCAAAGAAGTGGAGCAAGCGTTCAAGTAA